The genome window AAGAACATACATCAAAACCTCAAgtacataattaattatttggagCATATCGCAAATTTTGGTCTTGAGAGTAAACAAACAAATCTCAAGATAACATGATTAATTATTTGGTGCATATCGCAAATTTTGGTCTTGAGACTAAACAAACAAATCTCAGATAACATGACTCAAATCTCAAGGTAAGAGTTTTTTGTATGTCAAGACAAACACATaaagctaaattaataaaataagggaGATCAATCTCAAATCACTATTGGATTTTGATAAATAGAATTAGGATTCATAtcttaatttggtacttaatttcgtttaatccctaattgcattaaataatatcatttgagatttgttaaacATGCGTTAAATAATATcatttgagatttgttaaacATGTTTATGTGTATAGTTGAATTTGTAaagaatttattttgtttgaatgcTAATTTCCTTGGTAATGAAAGTGGTTTTAATTAGAGTGCCTTCAACAACGTAATGTGACATTACATATTCAGATCCGACGCTGTTTTGAGTGCAGGGTGTAACAAATTCCATACTAACATTTGttgaagaaattataaaaacatcGGACTCCCTGGAAAGACTTCGAATTTTAACAATGCTGCTTAATTACATGTATTGCATATTTAGATACAAGTATAAGAATTTGACAGTCCAAATACATGTAAAacaaagacttgaaataattgaatatacTCACATGGTATACATAACTAAACAACACTTTCAAATACGTCCAAGTAATACAGGTTTTTAGTAGGGTAACTAACCTCAAGGGGATGTTCCTGTAGTGCTCACTTTACAAACCTCCGCGTTGAATCCACAATCCATTAGAAGTAGAAGCCATGCTCTTTGTTGTTCGGAGAGTTGATCTCTAGGGCCCTTAACCTCGACGAGTTTGGCTTCACCTTTGTAATCCCCATGGAACCGCCAGAGCAACAAATCGGGCATTCCACTCGACCAACTACCGTAATCCTGAGCGAGATGTCTACATAGAGAGGCCAAACAAGGACCTCTGATACATGAAACAGCTGCTCGAAGGTCGGAAAGGGAGTGTTGGTCCCAATTAACTCCTCTACAAGCTGTTCCCATATGCAATTCCCATGATGTTATGAGAATCTCTTCAGCCAAACCATCGTGGATTTTTTGTAGTTGGGGCTCGATAAGGCTCTTTCTTGCCAGATAAAAATGATCAGTCTCCATATCCAATGGAGCAGTCTGAAAAAGGAAATATTTACCTATCTAAGAAACTCACacaaatttaacacataattctTCCCCCCACCCCccttcaaacaaacaaaaaaaaaagtgaaattttcaGAGAATTTGAATTGGTTATTAAGCCAAAGCTATGTACTCTTTCAAATGTTTGTTAGTTCCCTTTAATCCTATATTGCTcctgctctcttttttttcaagtaCCTGTTTTAAAACATTCGGATAGGGTATATGGATGACTCTCCAAAGACCTTCCATGTACATAGaaatacttaaaagaaaattaaacatatctGTACCTAAATCTCTCATCCGAGTAATATGGCTTTTCTCTTCAAGTATACATGTATTCGAAGCAATcatgttgaaggatataaatgGTATACTAGTATGTTATCATTTAAAGGGTGGAGAAAATTTCGAGTTTCAGATTCTGTCTCATCACCCTTCCCATTGTTGCCATTTATAACAGCTAAATTCGCCAAACTCGAGCCGTAGACATGGCAAGTCATGTAGTTGAATATCTTTTCATCTCATAATCATGTTCaaagtaatttatatttatacaaattttgatatgttaataaatcgtgttatataaaattttaaacattcaaatactCTTATCTTTATCATGTTTTAGGTGGTCATGTCGTATCATGTACTCGGAATGAACCAAGCAacacaaccaaaattttcaaagtggCATTGCAATCAAATCAATACGCAAGCATGAAGAAACACATACTTGCATGTAATGAATTACAAAGCATCACCGACTTGCTAAAGCAATTCAAAATATTGTGTTTCTTTTATGACTGACATTGAGCATTGTACCTGGAATCTGGTGCGGAAAACATTTGGTACATCTGAAAGTAAAACATCCCACATGAGAAGCCCAAAGATAGTCATCCATATACCACTCTCTGTATGGACACCCTGCCATCCACCTTCTCTTGCATAATACTGTAGAGCTAACTGTTCTACTCCACATTGCTCCCCATCTTCCCCATAGAACCGGCTTTTTCTACCAGCTTCACAGTTCAATGGTCTCCCTTGAATATGAACCTGTATGTCTCAGGATGAAAACTAATATAATTAGCTAAGTACAATGTTAGTTGGACTCTGATGAGAGTGCCAAACATGGATGTGTCCAAGATTTTCATGTATTTCGAGAGTCATTGGAGGATCACATCCCATACCCATGTCCATATATGAATCAGACACGGCACGGGTATTTCAAGGAAAATGAATCTAGGTTAAGCAAACTTCGAAACTTTTTAAGTGCACAGCTCAAGGAGCAAAACCAACACAAGGAAATAGTAAAGAGTACCTCTATTATCTTCCTCTTAAGAGTTACTGAAAAGCTTGGAGTTTTCCAGCGCCTAGGTGGTTTTGCCAAGCGAAGAACTCGCCTTTGTAGTGCCATTCTTGAACCGGCACGAACCCAAGGATCTAATAATCCAGCCTCAGCGACTGAAAGACTCTCATTGGGGCAGCCAATGTGCTCCAAATCAACAGATAATCTTACGGTCCAATATCCCCTTCTTGTATCACAGGTGAAGCAATCAAGCAATCGCCTTAGTAAATGTATCGCATCCTTGTACCTGAGACAagacaattataaaaatatttttaaaaaacccaaCATTTGTCTTGGATGTGGCTTTTTTCTTATGCATCAAGATCATTAACCAGGTTAATGAAAGTAGCACTACGCTcgataaaattttatggttcACTTATGTATTCTCGTAGTAGTTTATTCATTGTTGGATCATTGATGGTCGCTTTATTGTCTACCACTATCACCACCCTGCCAACGTTGCTACTTTTGCCATTTGCTACCACTACATCCAATTGCAGTTAGCAAAAGGTTactgaattttcatttttcttaaaataccTGGGTTCGACACTCATGTCCAACGCATATCCAGAATACAGGTATGGGGATATGACCTTTAAGGGACTCCAAATACATGAAACAGGTTGCACAAAACTGAACATATCTGTACCGAACAAAAACTTGTATATGATACTCACACTCAGAGTTTGAGTACCATAGAATAATACAATTGCTACTATTACCACTACACTCTTGCTACTGTTACTATCCAACCACAACCatcttattttgaaataaaaaatcttttaagtGATCATTGATGGTTGTGCGCATAAATCATTCAATCAAACAATGGCAAAGCCTAGAAagataaagaatttaaaacataattaggTCCCTGTAATGTCATCTTAATAGACAAGAGATAAGTCAAAAAATGATAAGGgggattttatttttacttataccAAAGAATCATGTTCCATACCTACGCTCACACTCAAGGAAGGAAATTCCAAGCAAGATTACTTTAGAATACACCCATGATGCTGAGAAGCATGACCGAAATATAGCCATTAAATCAGGGCTTGTGGAATCAATCAATTTCTCGGGACAGCAGGATATACGGGAATCAGCTATCATGATGCATCTTAAAACCAACTCAAAGTTGTTTTCATCAAGAGACTGATCAATTACTTGAGCCACTTCAATGGCCTGCAACACATTACAATTATATGTGGCAAAGGGCAACAAAATTTCAACTGGTACAATCAAATAGAGAGAAATCAAGACCTCTTCATATGCAAGTAAGTCACTTTCATTCGAGAAAATCTGTTCTAAAATTATGCAGTTGTAAGTAGGATACTTGACAATCCCGAGATCCACCAGTAGGAATGCCGACAGATCCTGTTCTCCATTTAGGAAGAAAAGCCTCTGCAGTACAAAACAAGactcattatattaaattgttaaacaCCATATGGGGTATCACTGCAGTATTCTGGGGCAGAACTAGTACAAGCACCTCAGCACGCCAAAAAAGGGATTCAGCTTCTGGAGATGTCCTAATACAAATCTCAGTTCTCTCCAAAATTAACCGTTGTAGAACAGGGCTGCAAATTATATACCAACAATAATAAGTCAGAATTAACACATACAATTGGGCTTTTGAAAACTACATAAAATTGATGAATTGTtgttatgaaataatatttaccATGATCCACCTTTATAGCAGGAAAGAAGAGATGCAATAAGATTTTGCTTTCTTGAACCTTGATTACATTTCTGAACACTCAACAGAATACAGAGGACCATCAAAGAAACAAAGTAAGAAACACATACTTGATACCACAACGGTTAATAGAAGCTAAAACCATGGGTGTACTGGACTATTACATAGAATTTCAGTACAACAAATGACTACTTAGAATAACAGGAAATGAGGAGCACcaacaaaaaaattgttttgatgattaaaataGCCAAGCAACGCCCTGACTTTTAAAACACTAGTATTGTGTTAGAAGTGTGTGCTACTACTACATCCTAAACAAAAAAGAGGTGACAAAGAAAAATTAGTGCAACATAAGGAAAAGCTGCTAGTGCAAAAATAGCA of Gossypium raimondii isolate GPD5lz chromosome 3, ASM2569854v1, whole genome shotgun sequence contains these proteins:
- the LOC105794018 gene encoding fanconi-associated nuclease 1 homolog isoform X1 — protein: MLTGRESLSRLIGKRRRFLPNLQSILSSPIRSSLNLLSDENGRLTETESSKGKVEISSSDLVTCPVCGSKVRGEDYTINSHLDRCLSRRTKRKLTQRTLLELNFGCSQSKLQISSDESEQLLSSDLSKNCSDYEENVTRCFSKIDPREEKSHDQRRQLPHTESVKQIDVAGSAENPISDGRANTMVDFSALSTDNEESRNHIDVTVDSISGMAIDTYIVGRKFSDEKEVNLGANISLLRDPDNIKDSNAIKVLSASSACCKVLGYLPLELAQYLSPLIEKYCLSFEGYVISVPKRSLDAVQIQIVCQNSIFNGKKGYDEFEALHLWQKALQVVEFAKNRPPNTTKYQQNFCLLLKEVLTSSPHLFTKDKKKFIESFTSLSEDSQRLFVRLYTRKGPWFRLSTIMYPEICNPQQAVKELSATGYLYLFEDTTKLHDDEMKDLLSLLTVSELRDILCTLRKKCNQGSRKQNLIASLLSCYKGGSCPVLQRLILERTEICIRTSPEAESLFWRAERLFFLNGEQDLSAFLLVDLGIVKYPTYNCIILEQIFSNESDLLAYEEAIEVAQVIDQSLDENNFELVLRCIMIADSRISCCPEKLIDSTSPDLMAIFRSCFSASWVYSKVILLGISFLECERRYKDAIHLLRRLLDCFTCDTRRGYWTVRLSVDLEHIGCPNESLSVAEAGLLDPWVRAGSRMALQRRVLRLAKPPRRWKTPSFSVTLKRKIIEVHIQGRPLNCEAGRKSRFYGEDGEQCGVEQLALQYYAREGGWQGVHTESGIWMTIFGLLMWDVLLSDVPNVFRTRFQTAPLDMETDHFYLARKSLIEPQLQKIHDGLAEEILITSWELHMGTACRGVNWDQHSLSDLRAAVSCIRGPCLASLCRHLAQDYGSWSSGMPDLLLWRFHGDYKGEAKLVEVKGPRDQLSEQQRAWLLLLMDCGFNAEVCKVSTTGTSP
- the LOC105794018 gene encoding fanconi-associated nuclease 1 homolog isoform X2; its protein translation is MLTGRESLSRLIGKRRRFLPNLQSILSSPIRSSLNLLSDENGRLTETESSKGKVEISSSDLVTCPVCGSKVRGEDYTINSHLDRCLSRRTKRKLTQRTLLELNFGCSQSKLQISSDESEQLLSSDLSKNCSDYEENVTRCFSKIDPREEKSHDQRRQLPHTESVKQIDVAGSAENPISDGRANTMVDFSALSTDNEESRNHIDVTVDSISGMAIDTYIVGRKFSDEKEVNLGANISLLRDPDNIKDSNAIKVLSASSACCKVLGYLPLELAQYLSPLIEKYCLSFEGYVISVPKRSLDAVQIQIVCQNSIFNGKKGYDEFEALHLWQKALQVVEFAKNRPPNTTKYQQNFCLLLKEVLTSSPHLFTKDKKKFIESFTSLSEDSQRLFVRLYTRKGPWFRLSTIMYPEICNPQQAVKELSATGYLYLFEDTTKLHDDEMKDLLSLLTVSELRDILCTLRKKCNQGSRKQNLIASLLSCYKGGSCPVLQRLILERTEICIRTSPEAESLFWRAERLFFLNGEQDLSAFLLVDLGIVKYPTYNCIILEQIFSNESDLLAYEEAIEVAQVIDQSLDENNFELVLRCIMIADSRISCCPEKLIDSTSPDLMAIFRSCFSASWVYSKVILLGISFLECERRYKDAIHLLRRLLDCFTCDTRRGYWTVRLSVDLEHIGCPNESLSVAEAGLLDPWVRAGSRMALQRRVLRLAKPPRRWKTPSFSVTLKRKIIEVHIQGRPLNCEAGRKSRFYGEDGEQCGVEQLALQYYAREGGWQGVHTESGIWMTIFGLLMWDVLLSDVPNVFRTRFQSLIEPQLQKIHDGLAEEILITSWELHMGTACRGVNWDQHSLSDLRAAVSCIRGPCLASLCRHLAQDYGSWSSGMPDLLLWRFHGDYKGEAKLVEVKGPRDQLSEQQRAWLLLLMDCGFNAEVCKVSTTGTSP
- the LOC105794018 gene encoding fanconi-associated nuclease 1 homolog isoform X3, which encodes MLTGRESLSRLIGKRRRFLPNLQSILSSPIRSSLNLLSDENGRLTETESSKGKVEISSSDLVTCPVCGSKVRGEDYTINSHLDRCLSRRTKRKLTQRTLLELNFGCSQSKLQISSDESEQLLSSDLSKNCSDYEENVTRCFSKIDPREEKSHDQRRQLPHTESVKQIDVAGSAENPISDGRANTMVDFSALSTDNEESRNHIDVTVDSISGMAIDTYIVGRKFSDEKEVNLGANISLLRDPDNIKDSNAIKVLSASSACCKGYVISVPKRSLDAVQIQIVCQNSIFNGKKGYDEFEALHLWQKALQVVEFAKNRPPNTTKYQQNFCLLLKEVLTSSPHLFTKDKKKFIESFTSLSEDSQRLFVRLYTRKGPWFRLSTIMYPEICNPQQAVKELSATGYLYLFEDTTKLHDDEMKDLLSLLTVSELRDILCTLRKKCNQGSRKQNLIASLLSCYKGGSCPVLQRLILERTEICIRTSPEAESLFWRAERLFFLNGEQDLSAFLLVDLGIVKYPTYNCIILEQIFSNESDLLAYEEAIEVAQVIDQSLDENNFELVLRCIMIADSRISCCPEKLIDSTSPDLMAIFRSCFSASWVYSKVILLGISFLECERRYKDAIHLLRRLLDCFTCDTRRGYWTVRLSVDLEHIGCPNESLSVAEAGLLDPWVRAGSRMALQRRVLRLAKPPRRWKTPSFSVTLKRKIIEVHIQGRPLNCEAGRKSRFYGEDGEQCGVEQLALQYYAREGGWQGVHTESGIWMTIFGLLMWDVLLSDVPNVFRTRFQTAPLDMETDHFYLARKSLIEPQLQKIHDGLAEEILITSWELHMGTACRGVNWDQHSLSDLRAAVSCIRGPCLASLCRHLAQDYGSWSSGMPDLLLWRFHGDYKGEAKLVEVKGPRDQLSEQQRAWLLLLMDCGFNAEVCKVSTTGTSP